GTGCTCtcaaaattccattttttttccctgttcTGGGTTTTTCGGGCAAAGGGAATCTTTATCATCTTCTGTTCCTCTCACTTTCCTCTTGCccccccttcttcttcatcttaaAAAATCACCTTTCCTTTACAATATACCATCCTATCTCGCATAAAGataagagggagagggagagggagaggccaCTAAGCGTGCCAATAATTTAAACCAAAGCGGTGTATCATTCCTCCCTATCGTAGCTCTCTTTACTTGCTTTTGGGAGAGTGTTGATCATTATTAGTGTTTTTTAAGCTTTTGGCCTGGTGgggtttttgtattttcttctgGGGTTGGTTATAAGAAGCTGAGAGATGGGTGGTTTTTTCAGTTTGTGCTCCTGGTGTTTCCCTCGAGTGGTTTGAGTCTCTTGTAAGGCTGTCTCGTTCTTGCTACCTGGTTAATGCTTTTGGCTGGTTTTGAGGATGTGGGTCTTCGTGACTCTTTGCTCTGGCTGATTACCTACAATTCCTAGGATAGGTAAGTCTGAAAGTTTCTATTTGGCTTTGGCTTGTTCCCTCTCTTGCTTCTTAGCTTAATCCATGTGGTTTTGGGGTTGAAGTTACTCTTGCTTGTAGAAATCCAACCTCCATGCGGATTTTTCTCATTTGACTTTTCTGGTTTGTTCTCTGTTTCAGCGAAACAAGCACTTTTCCCCCCTCGTTCAACAGGTCACTTTAAGTTTCTCTTCTGGGTGGTAGCATATGGAAGGAGTTTCAGGAAATGGGGTGGCCAATCCTCAGCTGCTGGATTTGATGCCTAATAAGAGAGAATGGCACGTGATGATTGATGGAGCCAAAGCTCGTGGTTCTTCAGAAGAGAAAAAGCTGGAGCTCAGGCTCGGTCCACCGGGCACTGATGACTGGTGCAACCTAAAACAGGACATGAACAACAAGAGAAGGGACGAGGCTCTCCTTCCCTTCGGCCACTTCCCTTCCATGGCCTCCACACAAATCGCCACCAACAATGGTGGACACCAAGCCCGCAAGTTTGGCTCCTCAGAAGCTCTGGCATCTCCATGGCCTGGTACAAGTTACAAAGAGAATTGCCAAAAACTGCAAGACCAAGAGGAGATGAAGCCACCCAGGCCATATTACCCGTTCCCATCGACAATCTCTCAGAGCAAGAACTTGCCTTTCTTGCCAAAGGAGACTTCACAGCCCAACTGCAACAATAAAGGGTTGAACTTGCAAGATTCAGGAATGAAGAAGGCGTTTTCACAGGCCTCTGCCTCTGCCTCTGCCTCTGCTGCAAATACAGCTGTTCCCTCTGTCTCTCAGAAAAGGTACTGGAAATTATTCGTGTTGGGAACACAGCATTAATTTTCTCTTAaacctatgacatgatgatTCTTCGTCGATGCCTGCTAAGGTGGCTCCTTTTATTGGTATTTTTTAAGTAATGATGTTTTTTCGTAGCTT
The nucleotide sequence above comes from Eucalyptus grandis isolate ANBG69807.140 chromosome 2, ASM1654582v1, whole genome shotgun sequence. Encoded proteins:
- the LOC104423072 gene encoding auxin-responsive protein IAA26; its protein translation is MEGVSGNGVANPQLLDLMPNKREWHVMIDGAKARGSSEEKKLELRLGPPGTDDWCNLKQDMNNKRRDEALLPFGHFPSMASTQIATNNGGHQARKFGSSEALASPWPGTSYKENCQKLQDQEEMKPPRPYYPFPSTISQSKNLPFLPKETSQPNCNNKGLNLQDSGMKKAFSQASASASASAANTAVPSVSQKRTAPGPVVGWPPIRSFRKNITSGSSTKPSPEPQNETPSKVGREDKPVETSEKKGMFVKINMEGVPIGRKVDLKAYDSYEKLSSAVDELFRVLLAAQRDSSAGGINKKQEEEKPITGVLDGRGEYTLVYEDNEGDRMLVGDVPWHMFVSTVKRLRVLKSSEVSALCLGTKHDKNSLEMKE